One part of the Bacillus sp. FJAT-45350 genome encodes these proteins:
- a CDS encoding rhomboid family intramembrane serine protease: MFIRNENFYTFRRNYPVVTTLVAIHLIIFLWMNILPGLGGNWIYQNGVGFNPAVAQGEYWRLLTPVFMHVGIGHVLFNSFSLVLFGPALERMIGSVKFTIVYLLSGIIANIATYYLGGLTYPPHLGASGAIFGLFGVYLYMVLNKKELIDQGNSQVVMTIMVIGLVMTFVNTNINIFAHLFGLLGGAALAPIFLMKAKPYSYYSHVHDPDEVTFNPNRWKRRRRMNPQTTQKIIWIGFGILVAVGLIVRFL, encoded by the coding sequence ATGTTTATTCGTAATGAAAACTTCTATACTTTTCGTCGGAACTACCCTGTAGTTACAACTCTTGTAGCCATTCATCTTATTATATTTCTTTGGATGAACATCTTACCCGGTTTAGGGGGCAACTGGATTTATCAAAACGGCGTAGGCTTCAACCCTGCTGTAGCCCAAGGGGAGTACTGGCGCTTATTGACTCCCGTATTTATGCATGTTGGAATTGGGCATGTTTTATTTAATTCATTCTCTCTTGTTCTTTTCGGTCCGGCTCTTGAAAGAATGATAGGGTCTGTGAAGTTTACGATTGTCTATTTATTATCTGGTATTATTGCCAATATTGCCACCTACTATTTAGGGGGGCTAACTTATCCACCACACCTAGGAGCATCAGGAGCAATCTTTGGTCTATTCGGAGTGTATCTCTATATGGTTCTTAATAAAAAAGAATTAATTGATCAAGGAAACTCACAAGTTGTTATGACTATTATGGTCATCGGTTTAGTTATGACCTTCGTAAATACAAACATTAACATATTTGCTCATCTATTTGGATTACTTGGCGGTGCTGCTCTTGCACCTATTTTCTTAATGAAGGCAAAGCCATATTCATATTACAGTCACGTTCACGACCCAGATGAAGTAACCTTTAATCCAAATCGTTGGAAAAGAAGAAGACGGATGAACCCTCAGACAACCCAAAAAATTATCTGGATTGGATTCGGGATTCTTGTTGCTGTCGGTTTAATCGTGAGATTTTTATAA